The following proteins come from a genomic window of Mammaliicoccus sp. Marseille-Q6498:
- a CDS encoding DsrE/DsrF/DrsH-like family protein — MKKYSEKHINELSKSELEKLANRGQLIDVRSQDEYELGHIKGSILHPVEEIEGFDKNKDKTYYIHCKSGGRSAKASDYLAKKGYDIVNLDGGYKAYESKNVNNEVEVEANHKVEVKSARKKFNYSGLQCPGPIVNISKEIKNTEIGDQIEVTVTDPGFLSDIKSWVKQTGHTLVKLDENNNGINAVIQKEKIKELEVSHTSKGTTIVLFSGELDKAVAAMIIANGAKAVGRDVTIFFTFWGLNALKKTEKVAVKKKGIEKMFDLMLPKSAVRMPLSKMNMFGLGNMMMRYVMKKKNVDSLPSLINQAIEQDIKLIACTMSMDVMGITKEELRDEVEYGGVGTYIGDTEQSSHNLFI; from the coding sequence ATGAAAAAATATAGTGAAAAGCACATAAACGAATTAAGTAAATCAGAATTAGAGAAATTGGCAAACAGAGGACAATTAATTGATGTGAGAAGCCAAGATGAATATGAATTAGGTCATATTAAGGGTTCGATATTACATCCTGTAGAAGAAATAGAAGGATTTGATAAGAATAAAGACAAAACCTACTATATTCATTGTAAAAGCGGTGGCAGAAGTGCTAAAGCGAGTGATTATTTAGCTAAGAAAGGATATGACATCGTTAATTTAGATGGTGGGTACAAAGCATATGAAAGTAAAAATGTAAATAATGAAGTAGAGGTAGAAGCTAATCATAAAGTAGAAGTTAAATCAGCCCGCAAAAAATTTAATTACAGTGGATTACAATGTCCTGGTCCTATCGTGAACATTAGTAAAGAAATAAAAAACACTGAAATTGGGGATCAAATAGAAGTTACGGTAACAGATCCTGGTTTTCTTAGTGATATAAAAAGTTGGGTGAAACAAACAGGACATACACTGGTTAAACTTGATGAAAATAATAATGGCATTAACGCAGTAATCCAAAAAGAAAAGATAAAGGAACTAGAGGTAAGCCATACTTCTAAAGGTACGACTATTGTTTTATTTAGTGGCGAATTAGACAAAGCTGTTGCAGCTATGATTATTGCTAATGGTGCTAAGGCTGTAGGAAGAGATGTAACTATCTTCTTTACTTTCTGGGGTCTTAACGCATTGAAAAAAACTGAAAAAGTTGCAGTGAAAAAGAAAGGCATTGAAAAAATGTTTGATTTAATGTTACCCAAATCAGCTGTACGCATGCCATTGTCTAAAATGAATATGTTTGGTTTAGGGAATATGATGATGCGCTATGTGATGAAAAAGAAGAATGTTGATTCCTTGCCATCACTCATTAATCAAGCTATCGAGCAAGATATTAAATTAATTGCGTGTACGATGAGTATGGATGTTATGGGAATTACAAAAGAAGAGTTACGAGATGAAGTAGAATACGGGGGAGTTGGAACGTATATTGGTGATACTGAACAATCAAGTCATAACTTATTCATTTAA
- a CDS encoding sulfite exporter TauE/SafE family protein produces the protein MDLISIVVMLFIGVFGGFLSGLVGIGGAIIIYPAILILPPLFGAPNYSAYIASGLTSSQVFFSTLSGSLKARKKPEFSPKLVINMGGGMIVGSVLGAFSANLFNGLFINTVYIIIALLALILLFIKVKPSPKNDKNKPLLLIIIGFIIGIISGIVGAGGAFIIIPILLVVFKLPMNKVVANSIVIAFLSSIGAFTIKLIQGYVPIEDALFLIIGSIIFAPLGLKFGRKIPDNIQKWIISILIILAVIKLLI, from the coding sequence ATGGACTTAATAAGCATTGTTGTTATGTTGTTCATTGGCGTTTTTGGAGGATTCCTATCTGGTTTAGTTGGTATAGGTGGCGCAATTATCATTTATCCTGCTATCTTAATACTACCCCCATTATTTGGAGCACCTAACTATAGTGCATATATAGCCTCAGGACTTACTTCTAGTCAAGTTTTTTTCAGTACGCTCAGCGGGTCATTGAAAGCTAGGAAAAAACCTGAATTCTCTCCTAAACTTGTCATTAATATGGGAGGAGGAATGATTGTTGGAAGTGTGTTAGGTGCATTTTCTGCTAATTTATTTAACGGTTTATTTATAAACACTGTATATATTATCATTGCTTTACTTGCATTAATATTGCTGTTTATCAAAGTTAAACCTTCACCCAAAAACGATAAAAACAAACCTCTGTTACTCATTATTATAGGTTTTATAATAGGAATTATTTCAGGTATTGTTGGTGCAGGTGGCGCTTTTATTATTATTCCCATACTATTAGTTGTGTTCAAACTACCAATGAATAAAGTTGTAGCTAACAGTATCGTTATTGCTTTTCTATCTTCAATTGGCGCCTTTACTATTAAACTTATACAAGGTTATGTCCCTATTGAAGATGCATTATTTTTAATTATAGGAAGTATCATTTTTGCGCCTCTTGGTTTAAAATTTGGTCGCAAAATACCTGACAATATTCAAAAGTGGATCATAAGTATTTTAATAATTTTAGCAGTAATTAAACTGCTTATATAA
- the cstR gene encoding persulfide-sensing transcriptional repressor CstR, translating to MNYDKKMINRINRIQGQLNGVVKMMEEDKDCKDVITQLSASKSSIQRLMGIIISENLIECVKLAEENNESSQEMINEAVNLLVKSK from the coding sequence ATGAATTATGATAAAAAAATGATTAATCGAATTAATAGAATACAAGGACAATTAAATGGCGTTGTGAAAATGATGGAAGAAGATAAAGATTGCAAAGATGTCATAACGCAACTTAGCGCGTCAAAAAGTTCAATTCAACGTCTAATGGGAATCATTATTAGTGAAAATTTAATCGAATGTGTAAAACTAGCTGAAGAAAACAATGAAAGCTCTCAAGAAATGATTAATGAAGCTGTTAATTTATTGGTGAAAAGTAAATAA